From the genome of Anopheles funestus chromosome 2RL, idAnoFuneDA-416_04, whole genome shotgun sequence:
CGACGGTAGCAGCAGCGATCCATTCTTTCCAACACAATCTTTCAGACACCGTGAATGTTCGCAGCTTTTCCACTGCCCTCATCAAAACAACCCTTCGGTATCACTTGTCGTCCAGGATGGGGCAGGAAGCGATGACTGCACATTAGATGCTACACTTTGAACTGCACTTTGCATTGCCTACGAGTAGCAACAGCGCACATCGTCTTCCCCATGAACCGTGCACTCGATCCACATCGCATGCATGAGTTTGCATACGattaacacacacgcacattaaaaacccattttttcttatttcatgcGATGCTCCGGAATCCTTTTTTCGGCCGTAGATCTCCCTCCGCCAGGCGTGACGATGCAGACTGTAATAATACGTAATAAGCACAGCCCTAAAGGCTGAAAGTTGCCCTTCTCTCTGCCCTTCTATAGCACCGATCGACAATAACCaatcaacaaccaaaaaaaacgtctaTCTGTCTGCCCCACTACTACTGGGCTGGCAGCTGGTTTGCAGGTCCTACACGTTGGTTGCGCAGTTTTAATGGTTTTAGAACGCTTTCTACTGCAGACGAAGAAAGTTCTTCGAACGATAGCATCACTGGCCTTGATCTACTCGTTCGTCGCGATGTTCCATTGCCCCAcacgaaatgaaaacacaGATTATGCACTGCAGTTATGGGGGTTCTCTTTGTTTTGCCCCCTTTTGACAACAATCTTGTCCTTTCTCGTGTTTCAGACCAGCTGCTTGACAGCTGTCATACCATACAAAGCAGGCAAGCCCAAGATGGTTCACTATGGCAGAAAGGGTATTAAAAAAACCAGCTCGCAAAAGCCGATTTATTCTGCAATAGTTACACCTATTTACTGCCGGGTAGGAAAGCAATTTGTAAGCTTCACGTTTCAACCGGCAGCCAACCAAAACGtgtaaaatgatattttttatcgaaCGAAAGCGCTAACGACTTTTGACTAGCACACGAGCTACGATTGTCAGAGACTGTACTATTATCGGACCTGGTGTGTACATTCATCTTTTTATtcgctggttttgttttggtatccggaagagtgaagaaaattattttccgtGGAAATTGAACTTTAAAACCTCCGCAACCATTAGCAGCATCGAATTGGTCATGTCGCTCAAATCCCAGGACGATATCCCTCTGGCTGATGACGATTTAGAAGGTAACTTCGTATGGGAAACTTCATCAAAATCGACCCACTCAGTAAATGAACAATCATTTGTCTTCCTTTTCGATGCAGTCATCATCAACGATGATGAAAGTTCCAAGTATATGTGCAATGGCCGTTCGCTAGATTCGATCGCCAGCTCGTACACCAACGGTAACTCTAGTCCACAACAGTTTCTAGAAAACGAAAGCCCCGATGCGGACGAGCAGGAAGAGAAGGCCCGTCTCATTGCCCAGGTGCTGGAGCTGCAGAACACGCTGGACGATCTTTCACAGCGTGTGGACAGCGTGAAGGAAGAGAATCTCAAGCTGCGCTCGGAGAACCAGGTGCTCGGACAGTACATCGAAAATTTGATGTCCGCCTCCTCGGTGTTCCAATCGACCACGCCGAACAATgtgcagaagaaaaagtaaggtctGAATCGTCGTGACACCGAAATGCTTCTTCGCTGCAGCGACAACGATCCACTTTGAAGCCAAAGATATTCCACGAGCTGTTGCTATTGTAGTAGAACAAAGATCGAGCAACCATTAGTGCACCCTAACGGCACAATTAGGCTAGAGCAGGGATTTTGAATTTATATTAACGCTTGAAAACTACAGAATCTGCTGGCATGTCGTAGAAGCCGCGGCAGGAACCACATTACACCCGCCTTTCCTAGTACATATGGATCGGGTACCATACGACTGTTGTTAGTTTTCATAGATGCCTTGGCTTAGCACGTTTTGTCTTACATTTCTTCAGTGTTTATTACCGTCACGCGGTAGACCCGTGCATTCCGAAGATGGTTATCTAAGCTTAAGTTTGTGCTAACTCGCCCTGGTCCTATCATCGCTACCATTTGCCCCATATTATCTGTAAGATGGTTAATCATGTTAATCGAACGCTAACGAGATAATATGTAACAAATCGGAATACTCTACTGTATTTATTTGgtattaaataaattgtaaactCACACGCAACATTGGACTTGGACTTCCTACATTACACAATTGTGCGCCCACCGTGGGTACGGTATCACATCCTTAATGTTGTGGACGTTCAAAATCCACGACAAATACCGCTCAAATCCCAAACCGAAGCCTGCAGTGGTTACGCTTCCGAATTTCCGCAGATCTAAGTACCACTGTAGGACGTCCAGGTTGGGTAGCTTTCGTTGCAGCCGATCATAGCTATCCTCACGAACACTTCCACCCACAAGTTCTCCAACATGTGGAACGAGAAGATCTAATGCGTCGACAAGCAGAGGATTTGCGGCATTTTCTCGCATATAGAACGACTTTATCGCCTTTGGCCAGTAGCACACAAATACCGGACTTTGGCAGTGTTCAACCAAGAACAGTTCCTGTTCCTTATTGATCCCTTCCTCACGACGAACAGGTGATTTTAATTTACCTCCATTCGCTTCCAATATGTGCATCGCTTCTTCGTACGTCAACCGAGGGAATGGTTTGTCCATCCAGCGAAAGCACATCTCGAGCTTACCATCGGTAGTTAACTTTCTAACCGAACTCAAGTCTGCTGCACTTTTGTCAATAACACTGGCGCTAACCTTTTTTAACATATCTTCTACCCGGTCCATTAGCTCTTCGAGTGTATTCATAAAAGCTTCCTCCAGCTCTAGCATATAAAACTCGGACAGGTGAATATTCGATTTGCAGTTTTCGGCCCGGAACGTTGGCCCAAAAGTGTACACCTTATCCAAACCATGTGACATCGCTTCCAGGTGCAATTGGCCGGAAACCGTTAGGAAGGTGGGTCTATCGAAATACGCATGGTCAAGtggaatgttttcctttgccaTACCCTTCAACAGCTGATCGTTCAGTGGCTTCACCAGGAAAGCTTCGCCCGCACCTTCACAATCATTGGACGTTAGCACGGGGGTATGAATCTGGACAAAGCCCTGCTGCTGTAGATACTCGTTGAACGCTCGTGTGGCCTCATGCCGCACTCGAAACGTCGATGCCATGGAGTTTACGCGCGATCGCAAATGCAGGTGATTCCGGATGTACTCTGGCGGGTACGTTTTTTTAGGATAGAACGGATAGCCCTCGGTAAGGGGACATTTTCCAAGCTCGGTTAACGTGTCTACGTGCAGTTcaagttgattttttggcgAGGCAGCGATTACTCCACACGCTTCGATAGAAGAACCGTAAGCAGTGTCGATGTGTTTGTCCTTGTTAATGACTAGCTGAAAGTTTTGGGCTGCCGAACCATCGTTTATGTCCACAAACAAGTTACCCTTCATGTTCCGAACGGATTTCACCCATCCCTAGAAGAAGATATAGAAGGAAAGCACCGGCTAATGTTGCACAACTCCATTCCCGATTCCGACCATGAAAGCAGCTTCTGTTCCGACATACTTTTACATTCACTTTATTTCCTGGTTTGCAGTTTTGCGCAGCTAGATCTTTTATGCGATAAAAGTGATAATTACGGGAGGAATTCCGCAACAAAATACGAGTACACAGCAAAGCCATTCGCGTGCACACTTTACTATTTGCAGTTTTGTTTACGAATCATGCGGTTTCTGTAAATGTCAAGCCACATAAACGTCAAAGCCATTTACCGAcaggaaaatgttcaaaaatcgCTACGAATTGTTTCCTCCTCATCATTGCCGGTTTTCTACATTTGGAAATGTAGCACTGGCCATGAGTTTCATCGTTGCCATTTTCGCCTCAATGGGCGTTCAAGTATTACCCTGAACGAGTCAAACCATTTGATTTACCCAAACGTTGTCCCCGACCCTGACCGCTTTGTCGTAGTCATACCAACGATTGGTAACGAGTTTTCCATGGAAACCTGCCCGGGGTTTGTTTACGGGAAACCTTACTCTTGAAATTTTCATCGTACGCAATAGATTAGTCGTCGAGTCGCAATGTTAACGAAGAAGGAAAAGCTGCTTATCCGCCCCTGGCAAATGCAGCGTTATATTAATCATCGGATTAAAGTCGTGACGGCCATGCCTGCCATCGATTTCCATCCACCACCGGAACGGATTCACATCGCCCAAAAGCTGAAGAAGCAACAGAAAGAGCTCgagcgaaaggaaaagataGAGCAAGAAAACATCCGTCTACTGCAACGCCTTGGTGCCATTATGAGCAAGAAACGGTTGGATAACATTTGGACCTACACACGACCGAAGTAAGTGACCGTTATATGCCgttaatttgcaaaacaactCCAAATATGTCCTCGCTTTGTTAGCTTCCTCCGACGCGAAAATATCTATCCCAACCGTCCCAAGACTACACCAGATGCCAGTGGTCATCGACGAGCTTCCGCCAAGCCAGCAGGAGGCAACCTTGCAAATCCCACCGGATCACCGCTGACAAACTGGACCAAATCAATCCGTTGCAGTGCTTGCAGTGCACCGGCGCGTGTTGCAATTCAGCTTAATCAAATCGCACCGGAAGGACGTATACCATGGGCTCCACAGCGGAAAACCTCCAACCGGAAGCTGCTGCAGGAGGCTGAAACGGAACAACACGAATGTTGTCGattctgctgctgctagaTTTAGCTACTTCCGGGCACAGATTATTTTCCGCTCCTACTGGTGGTTGGTGATAAAAACGTTGTATGGACAAATGAGTAGCTGCACAAGAATGTAGTTTGTTTACAATCGGTCTTGTATTTTCATCACCCTTTTCCgacgaaaaataaacaccacACTCACACTTCACTTAAGCGGAATAAAACGGGAGCTGTGGGTTGCACCGATACCGGGACGACCGTGCTTGACAGGCTTGTACGTCATCGAGAACTCGCCCAAGTAGTGGCCGATCATGTCGGGCCTGATTTCCGTCTGGTTGAACGTCTTGCCGTTGTACACACCGACGGTAGAACCGACCATCTCCGGAAGGATGATCATGTTACGCAGATGAGTCTTCACGCAAGCCGGCTTCTCGTTCGGCGGCGTGTTCTTCTTGGCCTTGCGCAGCTTCTTGATAAGAGCCTGAGGCTTCCTGCGCTGTCCACGCTTGAAACGCCGCTTAGCCCGGCTGTGCATCAGCTCCACCAGGGCCTCCTGCTTCATGTCCAGCAGCTGGTCCAGATCCACACCACGGTAGGTGAATTTACGGAAGGTACGCTTCTTCTTGGCTCCATCCTCGGGTGCTTGGTCGGCCATGGTTACGTTGGGATAGAT
Proteins encoded in this window:
- the LOC125762039 gene encoding short coiled-coil protein B yields the protein MSLKSQDDIPLADDDLEVIINDDESSKYMCNGRSLDSIASSYTNGNSSPQQFLENESPDADEQEEKARLIAQVLELQNTLDDLSQRVDSVKEENLKLRSENQVLGQYIENLMSASSVFQSTTPNNVQKKK
- the LOC125762033 gene encoding probable asparagine--tRNA ligase, mitochondrial, whose protein sequence is MALLCTRILLRNSSRNYHFYRIKDLAAQNCKPGNKVNVKGWVKSVRNMKGNLFVDINDGSAAQNFQLVINKDKHIDTAYGSSIEACGVIAASPKNQLELHVDTLTELGKCPLTEGYPFYPKKTYPPEYIRNHLHLRSRVNSMASTFRVRHEATRAFNEYLQQQGFVQIHTPVLTSNDCEGAGEAFLVKPLNDQLLKGMAKENIPLDHAYFDRPTFLTVSGQLHLEAMSHGLDKVYTFGPTFRAENCKSNIHLSEFYMLELEEAFMNTLEELMDRVEDMLKKVSASVIDKSAADLSSVRKLTTDGKLEMCFRWMDKPFPRLTYEEAMHILEANGGKLKSPVRREEGINKEQELFLVEHCQSPVFVCYWPKAIKSFYMRENAANPLLVDALDLLVPHVGELVGGSVREDSYDRLQRKLPNLDVLQWYLDLRKFGSVTTAGFGLGFERYLSWILNVHNIKDVIPYPRWAHNCVM
- the LOC125762035 gene encoding uncharacterized protein LOC125762035, with translation MLTKKEKLLIRPWQMQRYINHRIKVVTAMPAIDFHPPPERIHIAQKLKKQQKELERKEKIEQENIRLLQRLGAIMSKKRLDNIWTYTRPNFLRRENIYPNRPKTTPDASGHRRASAKPAGGNLANPTGSPLTNWTKSIRCSACSAPARVAIQLNQIAPEGRIPWAPQRKTSNRKLLQEAETEQHECCRFCCC
- the LOC125762038 gene encoding 40S ribosomal protein S15 is translated as MADQAPEDGAKKKRTFRKFTYRGVDLDQLLDMKQEALVELMHSRAKRRFKRGQRRKPQALIKKLRKAKKNTPPNEKPACVKTHLRNMIILPEMVGSTVGVYNGKTFNQTEIRPDMIGHYLGEFSMTYKPVKHGRPGIGATHSSRFIPLK